The Flavobacterium johnsoniae UW101 genomic interval ATTATACGATAAGCGCTTTGCTTATCAAAACTTTGTTCTTTTCGAAGTAAAACTAAAAGCCTTGACGGGCGTAAAAGTATAAATTATTTTTTTATTAAAGCTAATAAAAAAGCCATAAAAATTAATTATGGCTTTAGAAAGTGTTGATTTTAAGTTTTTTAGTCAGTAGATTCTCTTTTTATGAGATGCGTTTCTATGACTTCTGTAATGTAATTTTCAGTATGTTCTTCATCCTCATCTTCTTCCGCCTCTATACGTTCAATAAGCATTTTGGCTGCTTTATTGCCCATTTTTTCACCGCTTTGACTAACTGTGGTGATAGTTGGAGTTGAATATTTTGAAATAATTCCGTCTGTAAAAGCAATAACAGCTAAATCTTCAGGAACTTTTAATCCCATTTTATTGGCTGTTTTAATAATCGTTACTGCAAAAAGCTCGTTTACGGCAAAAACAGCATCGAAGGCACGATCATGCAAAAGCTGGCTTATGGTAATTTCGCAGGTATCTACATCTTCGATTTTTATAATTAAATCCTCATTAAAAGGTAATCCGTTATCTAATAAGGCTTTTTCGTAACCGTCTGTTCGCAGTTTTCCAACACTTACATAATCAACAGTTGTTACAAGTGCAATTTTTTTGCGTCCGCTGTCAATTAAACTCTGAACGGCTTCATACGCTGCCGATTTATCATCAATAATTACTTTATCACATAAAATATCATTCGTAACACGGTCAAACATTACAACCGGCATTCCCTGATTGATAACTTCTGTTATATGGTGAAAGTCGCCTTTAAACTGGGTTTCTTTAGAAAGAGACATGATAAAACCATCAATACTTCCGTTGGCTAACATCTCCATATTCAGCACCTCTTTATCAAAAGAATCGTCCGATACACAAATGACAACACTGTAACCATATTCGTTCGCAACCTGTTCAATTCCGTTGATTACAGTAGAGAAAAAATAATGTACAATTTCCGGAATAATAATACCAATACTTTTGGTTTTTCGGTTTTTTAAACTAAGGGCAATATTGTTTGGTTTATAGTTATAAAACTTTGCAAAAGCCTGAACTTTTAGTCTTGTTTCTTCTCCAATTTCAAGACTGTTTCTGAGTGATTTTGAGACAGTTGAGATAGAGACGTCAAGTTCCTTTGCGATTTGTTTTAAGGTTATTTTACGTTTCATGAGATAAGGTGAAAAAAATCTAATTAATAATAAAGGTATCTGATATTTTTATAATTGACAATTTTAACGCTAAAAGATTACAAAAAATAGAAAGTTTTCAACACTACCACGTTTTCGTAAAGCAATAAAAATTGCCTCAGGTCGAGCACGTTAATAAATTCATAATTTTGGAATTCGAAGTAAAATTAAAAACTTAACTAACAATCACAAACTCAAACTAATTTAAACAAAAAGTATGAAAACAATTTACAAAAAGTTGTTATTTTTATTCCTATTGTTGCCTTTTAGTGTGTTAGCTCAAAACACTCTTACAGGGACTGTTGTCGATAAAACAACAGGTCAGCCAATACCAGGAGTAAACGTAAATGTACAAGGTGCTCCAAATGGTGCATCAACCGGATTTGATGGAAATTACCAGCTGTCAAATGTTAAAAACGGAAGTAAAATAGTTGTTTCTTTCATTGGATACAAAACAGAAACAATTGATTACACAGGTCAAAAAACATTAAATGTTTCTTTAAGCGAAGATACAAATCAACTTCAAGAAGTTGTAGTGCAAGTAGGTTATGGTACTGTTAAGAAAAAAGACGCAACAGGATCTGTATCTCAAATTTCTGCTAAAGAATTCAATAAAGGAATTAACGTAACTCCAGAAAGTTTAATTGGAGGCCGTATTGCCGGTGTTAATGTTGTTGGAGGAGGAGCTCCGGGAGCAAAAGCAGATATTAGAATTCGTGGTGGATCTTCTTTAAGTGCTTCAAACGATCCATTAATTATCTTGGACGGACTTCCATTAAGTAATGCGGTTCCAAGTGGTGCTACAAGTATTTTATCTACTATTGATCCAAATGATATTGAATCTTTTACAGTTCTTAAAGATGCTTCTGCAGCAGCTATTTACGGTTCTCGTGCGGCAAATGGTGTAATTGTAATTACAACTAAAAAAGGAACTAAAGGTGGTGTAAAAGTTAATTTTAGTTCACAAGTTGGTGTAAATACAGTAGCAAATACAGTTGATGTTTTAAATGCAGACCAATTCCGTAATTTTGTAAATACAAAAGGATCTGATGCTCAAAAAGCATTAATGGGTACTGCAAGTACTAACTGGCAGGATGAAATTTTCCACACGGCTTTAACAACAAACAATAATATTTCTGTAAGTGGTGCTTTATTTAATAAATTACCAGTTCGTTTATCTGTTGGAAATGTTGATAATCCTGGAATCCTAAGAAACACTTCTTTTGAAAGAACTACGACATCGATATCGTTAAACCCGGTATTATTTGACAATCACTTAAAAATTGACATCAGCGGAAATTTATCTTTCAGTAAAAATCAATTTCAGGATGAAGATGCTGTTATTGGTTCA includes:
- a CDS encoding LacI family DNA-binding transcriptional regulator, with the protein product MKRKITLKQIAKELDVSISTVSKSLRNSLEIGEETRLKVQAFAKFYNYKPNNIALSLKNRKTKSIGIIIPEIVHYFFSTVINGIEQVANEYGYSVVICVSDDSFDKEVLNMEMLANGSIDGFIMSLSKETQFKGDFHHITEVINQGMPVVMFDRVTNDILCDKVIIDDKSAAYEAVQSLIDSGRKKIALVTTVDYVSVGKLRTDGYEKALLDNGLPFNEDLIIKIEDVDTCEITISQLLHDRAFDAVFAVNELFAVTIIKTANKMGLKVPEDLAVIAFTDGIISKYSTPTITTVSQSGEKMGNKAAKMLIERIEAEEDEDEEHTENYITEVIETHLIKRESTD